A single Coraliomargarita sinensis DNA region contains:
- a CDS encoding Gfo/Idh/MocA family protein, with protein sequence MKRRTFVKRSSQVLAASSVFPTFAIGQSGPSANSKLNVAFIGSGGWIARQPYNQGCKDENLVAFCDVDRANSAENMKNWRTTQPFFEDFRKMLDKMHKEIDAVVISTPDHTHFAATLMAMERGIHVYTQKPLTHNIWQARTLRKAKHKYNVVTQMGNQGHSGKGIRQSVEAYRAGVIGEVKQVFARNEWPDFSDRHFANINQMPPPSSAVPKTLNWDLWLGPQADRDYSASYLPKKWRTFYDFGMGVLGDFGCHTFDMPVWALDLAPPTVVESIRRESSLVGVIPASSHLRFHFPAKGNRGPVTLDWFDGPQDWEEVGRIDAFGAKDATHAGRACWMVGDKGLMGCGTHAGTPMILPNELRKDWMTNPPEETIPRVEGGPFREWLRAMKGEGPEPGSNFDVSANLTEIILLGVIAQRFDTRIEWDAKAGKITNQPELNAFVREPAREGWDFGDYLWT encoded by the coding sequence ATGAAACGTAGAACCTTCGTCAAACGATCCAGCCAGGTGCTGGCCGCCAGCTCCGTTTTTCCAACCTTCGCGATTGGTCAGTCAGGCCCCTCCGCCAACAGTAAACTCAACGTCGCCTTTATCGGCTCTGGCGGTTGGATTGCCCGCCAGCCCTACAACCAAGGCTGTAAGGACGAAAACCTCGTCGCCTTCTGTGATGTGGACCGCGCAAACAGTGCTGAAAACATGAAAAACTGGCGCACCACCCAGCCCTTTTTCGAGGATTTTCGAAAGATGCTGGACAAGATGCACAAGGAGATCGACGCGGTGGTCATCTCAACTCCGGACCACACACACTTTGCCGCAACCCTGATGGCAATGGAACGTGGCATCCACGTGTACACCCAAAAACCTTTGACGCATAACATTTGGCAGGCGCGAACTCTGAGAAAGGCTAAGCACAAATATAATGTCGTCACCCAAATGGGCAACCAAGGCCATTCGGGCAAAGGCATCCGCCAGTCGGTCGAAGCTTACCGAGCCGGAGTCATCGGCGAAGTCAAACAGGTCTTTGCCCGCAACGAATGGCCCGATTTCAGCGATCGCCATTTTGCCAATATCAACCAGATGCCACCACCTTCCTCAGCGGTACCCAAGACACTCAATTGGGACCTCTGGCTCGGGCCACAGGCCGATAGGGATTACTCTGCAAGCTACCTGCCCAAGAAATGGCGCACTTTTTACGACTTTGGTATGGGTGTGCTCGGCGACTTCGGTTGCCACACTTTTGACATGCCCGTCTGGGCCCTAGACCTCGCCCCCCCAACCGTCGTGGAAAGCATCCGCCGGGAAAGTTCACTGGTTGGTGTCATTCCCGCCAGCAGCCATCTACGCTTTCACTTTCCGGCCAAGGGCAATCGGGGTCCGGTCACACTCGACTGGTTTGACGGCCCGCAGGACTGGGAAGAGGTCGGCCGCATCGATGCCTTCGGCGCGAAAGACGCCACCCATGCCGGGCGTGCCTGCTGGATGGTAGGCGACAAAGGCCTGATGGGCTGCGGCACGCATGCTGGGACCCCCATGATTTTGCCCAACGAATTGCGCAAAGACTGGATGACCAATCCACCGGAAGAGACGATCCCTCGGGTCGAAGGCGGGCCGTTCCGCGAATGGCTGCGGGCAATGAAGGGCGAAGGCCCCGAACCCGGCTCCAACTTTGATGTTTCCGCCAACCTAACTGAGATCATTTTGCTCGGGGTGATTGCCCAGCGCTTCGACACCCGCATCGAGTGGGACGCCAAGGCCGGCAAGATAACCAACCAACCTGAGCTCAACGCTTTTGTCAGAGAGCCGGCACGCGAGGGCTGGGACTTCGGCGATTATTTGTGGACTTAG
- a CDS encoding YhbY family RNA-binding protein has product MDTPPLTSAEKKKLRGMAQRLKPIVHIGKHGLSESVLAEIETALTKNGLIKIRFESDREGVKTLCSEIPEKTGSEFVGSVGKTAVFFRDMPEES; this is encoded by the coding sequence ATGGACACTCCACCTCTTACCAGCGCTGAAAAGAAAAAGCTCCGCGGCATGGCACAGCGCCTGAAACCGATCGTGCATATCGGCAAGCATGGCTTATCCGAATCCGTCTTGGCCGAAATCGAGACCGCTTTGACCAAAAACGGCCTAATCAAAATTCGCTTTGAGAGCGATCGCGAGGGGGTCAAAACGCTTTGCTCAGAGATTCCAGAAAAAACAGGATCCGAATTTGTCGGTAGTGTCGGCAAAACTGCTGTTTTCTTCCGCGACATGCCCGAGGAAAGCTAA
- a CDS encoding efflux transporter outer membrane subunit produces the protein MPFSRKHDYNTVRHLSAALLLSACALVSACTQGVAPAQALSPVETTFSVSGSAERRAEWWKAFDDPQLNRLIDEALSDSPSLEAIWERLQANEALARRERSALFPQLDGILGASSEREDNEGTELFSVGLYASYEVDLWGRIRSEAEAERLRAEATKADYETAALTLSGQVALTWYRLLARTEILALIEDQIAANEKVAESLIARFRGGEARSVDVLRQEQLIEATRELKLIAEADIAVLENQLQVLLGNTPQKNFASDSHAELPALPPLPNTGLPGELLLRRPDLKSAYLELLAADQDLASAISERFPRIDLTASVRSASEDSSKLFDDWIRSIAGELVAPIIDGGNRRAEVDRQTAIKRQRVAEFKQASIVAYREVEDALVQEKQETLRHASLSKQVELQQTAFKQLQKEFLNGVGNFIDVLTAQTGAQELQRNLIESKRRQIEFRIALHRSIAGPIQAYEKRKQP, from the coding sequence ATGCCTTTTAGTCGTAAACACGATTACAATACTGTACGCCACCTGAGTGCCGCACTCTTGCTCAGTGCTTGCGCGCTGGTTTCCGCATGTACGCAAGGAGTGGCGCCGGCCCAAGCCTTGTCTCCGGTTGAGACAACATTCAGCGTATCGGGCAGCGCCGAGCGCCGGGCCGAATGGTGGAAGGCTTTTGATGATCCCCAATTGAACCGCCTTATAGACGAAGCACTTTCAGACAGTCCAAGCCTGGAGGCAATCTGGGAACGCCTTCAAGCCAACGAAGCTCTTGCACGACGCGAACGCTCCGCACTTTTTCCTCAACTAGATGGAATATTAGGCGCTTCATCCGAGAGAGAAGACAACGAAGGCACCGAACTTTTCAGCGTAGGCCTCTACGCCAGCTATGAGGTTGACCTCTGGGGGCGCATACGGTCGGAAGCAGAGGCCGAGCGCCTACGCGCTGAAGCCACCAAAGCCGACTACGAAACAGCGGCGTTAACGCTCTCCGGGCAAGTCGCCCTCACCTGGTATCGGCTCCTCGCACGCACCGAAATCCTTGCATTGATTGAAGATCAAATAGCGGCCAATGAAAAAGTTGCTGAATCACTAATTGCCCGCTTCCGGGGAGGCGAGGCCCGCAGCGTCGATGTACTTCGTCAAGAGCAGCTCATTGAAGCCACCCGTGAACTGAAACTTATCGCCGAAGCAGATATAGCAGTATTAGAAAACCAGCTACAAGTGCTGCTCGGGAATACTCCGCAAAAAAACTTTGCATCGGACAGCCATGCCGAACTCCCCGCCCTACCCCCGCTTCCGAATACCGGCTTACCGGGTGAATTACTACTGCGCCGTCCCGATCTAAAATCGGCTTATCTGGAACTGCTTGCTGCTGACCAGGACCTTGCCAGTGCGATCAGCGAGCGCTTTCCCCGTATCGATTTGACGGCGAGCGTGCGTTCCGCTTCCGAGGACAGCTCGAAACTTTTCGACGACTGGATCCGAAGCATCGCCGGTGAATTGGTAGCGCCGATCATCGATGGAGGCAACCGGCGCGCCGAGGTGGATCGTCAGACAGCTATCAAGCGGCAACGTGTAGCCGAATTCAAACAGGCCAGTATAGTCGCTTATCGTGAAGTCGAAGATGCGCTGGTCCAGGAAAAGCAGGAGACACTCAGGCACGCCAGCCTTAGCAAACAAGTCGAGTTGCAACAAACCGCATTTAAACAACTGCAGAAAGAATTCCTCAATGGCGTAGGTAACTTTATCGATGTGCTCACTGCCCAAACCGGAGCCCAGGAGTTGCAACGCAACCTGATCGAAAGCAAGCGCAGGCAGATAGAGTTCCGCATCGCACTCCACCGTAGCATCGCCGGCCCCATACAAGCATACGAAAAAAGAAAACAGCCATGA